The stretch of DNA AGCCCATGGAGTTGGCCCACACGGGCTCGCCCAGCTGGAATCGGCGCCCAGACACGCCCGGTCCGAGCCGCTCCACGGTGCCCGCCACATCCCGTCCAAGTACCTGTGGAAACACCAGCTCCGTCGCGTAGCTGCCAGCCCGGACAAAGGTGTCTACATGGTCCACGGCAGCGGCCGCCACCTTCACCAGAACGGTACCGTGAGCCAGTAGGGGCAGCGGCAACTCACCGAACGTGATGACGCCCGGTCCGCCCGTGGCCGTGAAGTACGCGGCCTGCATTAGTTCAGGGTCCATGGGCAGAGTCTAAACCGAGGAGTCTAAACTGTGGCGGCCAAACTGTGGCGTCCAAACCATGGCGCACCGCTGCTAAGTTGGGATCATGGGCGCACCACTGGAGATCTTGGAGCTATTGCAACACCCCGCCACGGAAGTGGCGCCCTANCTGCTAGGTGCCTTATTGCGCCACGAGAGTCCGGAAGGGACGGTCGTTGTGCGTCTGACGGAAATCGAGGCGTACCTAGGCCCGCGGGATTCTGCGCACCCGGACCCCGGCGCGCACAGTTACCGCGGCAAAACGAACCGTAATTCTGTCATGTTTGGTCCGCCAGGGCACCTGTACGTGTACTTCACCTATGGCATGCACTTTTGCGCCAATCTGGTCTGCAGACCAGAAGGAGTGTCCTCGGGCTGCCTGATGCGCGCNGGGGAGATCGTGGANGGGCTGGCTGTGGCACGGCTGCG from Arthrobacter polaris encodes:
- a CDS encoding DNA-3-methyladenine glycosylase, giving the protein MGAPLEILELLQHPATEVAPXLLGALLRHESPEGTVVVRLTEIEAYLGPRDSAHPDPGAHSYRGKTNRNSVMFGPPGHLYVYFTYGMHFCANLVCRPEGVSSGCLMRAGEIVXGLAVARLRRPTAKHDYELAKGPARLAKAMGLNLTHNGIPALGGEVTVTLPATPVENVRTGPRVGLSGPGGTAEYPWRFWIDGDKTVSQFKPAVVRAPRRPAPAAPKTH